The proteins below are encoded in one region of Acidobacteriota bacterium:
- a CDS encoding VWA domain-containing protein — MRRPITRLLMTALLLAAALVGGILMGQDRKQIEEEKDKPKGQAALAVKVEQVRVDVSVRDKKDNLITGLQAQHFEVYEDKVKQEITNFQDIDAPMTAVLLIEYSKVLAWEMLYEAWLGSHRFVQQMRPGDWVAVMAYDLRPEILVDFTQDKAEVWNALRRLNYPAFRESNLYDALFDVLDRTQEVEGKVVVVLVSSGLDTFSKKNLGETLKRVKRANATIYTVGLGGNLRARADHRMSSSTRMDFLQADAALKNFAKETGGESFFPRFTSAFPAIFETISLLARNQYSIGYISSNAGSGKDDFHKIEVKVKADVDGDGKPDKFKVNHRQGWLEQDS, encoded by the coding sequence ATGAGACGTCCAATCACGCGCTTGTTGATGACCGCTTTATTGTTGGCTGCCGCCCTCGTCGGCGGCATCCTGATGGGGCAGGACCGCAAACAGATCGAGGAAGAAAAAGACAAGCCCAAGGGACAGGCCGCCCTGGCGGTCAAGGTGGAGCAGGTGCGCGTGGACGTCAGCGTCCGCGACAAGAAGGACAACCTGATCACCGGTCTCCAGGCCCAGCATTTCGAGGTCTACGAAGACAAGGTCAAGCAGGAGATCACCAACTTCCAGGACATCGACGCCCCCATGACGGCCGTGCTGCTCATCGAATACAGCAAGGTGCTGGCGTGGGAGATGCTCTACGAGGCCTGGCTGGGCTCCCATCGCTTCGTTCAGCAGATGCGTCCCGGCGACTGGGTGGCGGTGATGGCCTATGACCTCCGCCCCGAGATCCTGGTCGACTTCACCCAGGACAAGGCCGAGGTTTGGAACGCCCTGCGCCGCCTCAACTACCCGGCCTTCCGCGAGAGCAACCTCTACGACGCCCTTTTCGACGTGCTCGACCGAACCCAAGAAGTAGAGGGAAAGGTTGTCGTCGTGCTGGTTTCCAGCGGACTCGACACCTTCAGCAAGAAGAATCTGGGAGAAACGCTCAAGCGGGTCAAACGCGCCAACGCCACCATCTATACGGTGGGGCTGGGCGGCAACCTGCGGGCCCGCGCCGATCACCGCATGAGCAGCAGCACCCGGATGGATTTCCTGCAAGCCGACGCGGCCCTCAAGAACTTCGCCAAAGAGACGGGCGGCGAGTCCTTCTTCCCCCGCTTCACCTCGGCCTTTCCCGCCATATTCGAGACCATCTCACTGCTGGCGCGCAACCAGTATTCGATCGGCTACATCAGCAGCAACGCCGGTTCGGGCAAAGATGATTTTCACAAGATCGAGGTCAAAGTCAAGGCCGACGTGGACGGCGACGGCAAGCCCGACAAGTTCAAGGTCAATCATCGTCAAGGCTGGCTTGAACAGGACTCTTGA
- a CDS encoding riboflavin synthase, which yields MFTGIVREKGEVAAVENSLAGSTLSLSCSQVLDDLKVGDSVSVSGVCLTVESLSSGGFEVTATPETLRRSTLGSLKEGDQVNLEPALRGADFLGGHLVQGHVDGRAQVASIREEGNSWIFRFQAGREILDFCVFKGSITLEGVSLTISALGPDWLEVTIIPHTYQATTFSNLRQGDHVNLETDVISKYVQSHVERILGRAGDPDDQPRSSS from the coding sequence ATGTTTACCGGAATCGTGCGCGAAAAAGGAGAGGTGGCGGCGGTGGAGAACAGCCTGGCGGGCTCTACCCTCAGCCTGAGCTGCAGCCAGGTGCTGGACGACCTCAAGGTCGGCGACAGCGTATCGGTGAGCGGCGTTTGCCTGACGGTCGAATCCCTCTCTTCCGGCGGCTTTGAAGTGACGGCGACGCCGGAGACTTTGCGCCGCAGCACCCTGGGCAGTCTCAAAGAGGGCGATCAGGTCAACCTGGAGCCGGCTTTGCGCGGCGCCGACTTCCTGGGCGGGCACCTGGTACAGGGCCACGTCGACGGGCGCGCCCAGGTGGCCTCGATCCGAGAAGAAGGTAATTCCTGGATCTTCCGCTTTCAGGCCGGACGCGAAATCCTCGATTTTTGCGTCTTCAAAGGAAGCATCACCCTCGAAGGCGTCAGTCTCACCATCTCCGCCTTGGGGCCGGATTGGCTGGAGGTGACCATCATTCCTCATACCTATCAGGCGACGACCTTTTCGAACCTCCGGCAGGGAGATCACGTCAACCTAGAAACGGATGTCATCAGCAAGTATGTGCAATCGCATGTGGAACGGATTTTGGGTCGCGCTGGCGACCCTGACGATCAGCCTCGCTCTTCCTCCTGA
- a CDS encoding DUF6599 family protein — protein MKLFPLGGIKPLIRMTYDWKHLPGAAALLVLVGALPSALAFPQDALLEGLDGYRVERLTSAAVLEGVPQTVLDEYTVRDSSDWLLNPSDGGAEIEVKLFRMLDAPGAFGLLSYYQKVSGGPQDRLPDLSVRHAFGGRSLALAMGSVFALLRVPADELSPREQLAPAARALSQALKEKSVDPVTVINLPRQDLIAGSVSFYLGAAGLDSDPFFPDPLIPVLGLQEGVEVTTARYKDGGLVLVGYPTPSLARAAESRLLDSALTAGLSLKRSGILVGLASGSNAEGILDQVSYDPLVRWVEEKEPAPPITFESEMKLVTGIFANWVLFTIVFILVASALGGVIGASRYFYNRAHPERFEKGGMIRLDLIER, from the coding sequence ATGAAACTTTTCCCTCTTGGCGGGATCAAACCTCTCATCAGGATGACCTACGATTGGAAGCACCTCCCGGGCGCCGCCGCATTGCTTGTGCTGGTCGGCGCCCTTCCCTCGGCTCTTGCTTTCCCACAGGATGCCCTACTGGAAGGTCTTGATGGCTACCGGGTTGAGAGGCTGACGTCCGCAGCCGTGCTGGAGGGGGTTCCCCAGACGGTGCTGGACGAATATACCGTGCGCGATTCTTCGGATTGGCTGCTCAATCCCTCCGACGGGGGCGCCGAGATTGAAGTCAAGCTCTTTCGAATGCTGGATGCGCCCGGAGCTTTCGGGCTTCTCAGCTACTATCAGAAGGTCAGCGGCGGTCCTCAAGACAGGCTTCCCGATCTCTCCGTGCGCCACGCCTTCGGCGGACGTTCGCTGGCCCTCGCCATGGGGAGCGTCTTCGCCCTCCTGCGCGTCCCCGCCGACGAACTCTCTCCCCGCGAGCAGTTGGCGCCCGCGGCCCGCGCACTGTCGCAAGCCCTGAAAGAGAAATCGGTCGATCCGGTGACCGTCATCAACCTGCCCCGTCAAGACCTGATCGCCGGCTCGGTCAGCTTCTACCTGGGAGCAGCCGGATTGGACTCCGACCCCTTCTTCCCGGACCCCCTGATTCCAGTTCTGGGACTGCAGGAGGGGGTGGAGGTGACGACCGCCCGCTATAAAGACGGCGGCCTCGTACTGGTCGGGTATCCCACTCCCAGCCTGGCCAGAGCGGCCGAGTCGCGTTTGCTGGACTCGGCTCTGACGGCAGGCTTGAGCCTGAAGCGCTCGGGCATTCTGGTGGGACTGGCTTCGGGATCTAATGCCGAAGGCATTCTCGATCAGGTCAGCTACGATCCGCTGGTGCGCTGGGTGGAAGAGAAGGAACCCGCTCCGCCCATTACCTTCGAAAGCGAGATGAAGCTGGTGACGGGCATTTTCGCCAACTGGGTGCTCTTCACCATAGTCTTCATCCTGGTTGCCTCAGCCCTGGGAGGAGTGATCGGCGCCTCGAGGTACTTCTACAACCGCGCTCATCCCGAGAGGTTCGAAAAGGGCGGAATGATCCGCCTCGACCTGATCGAGCGCTGA
- the larE gene encoding ATP-dependent sacrificial sulfur transferase LarE has product MVDIRTEAKEERLVELLKGYSSVIVAFSGGVDSSYLAFMAHRALGRKARAVTALSPAVSQMQREMAQEFARRHGLRHRFIDTAEMDLEGYTSNPANRCYFCKTELYGRLERLRLEWGVEAVLDGANLDDASDYRPGRQAAREKKVSSPLLECSISKDEIRSLSRKWGLKSWDKPAMPCLSSRFPYGVSITEAKLAQVEQAEAFLRGMGLSNFRVRHHEELARLEVDRRELPLLLDAGVMQRVHRHLRQLGYLYVTLDMKGFRSGSLNEALKS; this is encoded by the coding sequence ATGGTCGATATTCGAACAGAGGCCAAGGAAGAGCGTCTGGTCGAGCTGCTGAAGGGCTATTCCAGCGTCATCGTGGCCTTCAGCGGAGGGGTGGACAGCTCCTACCTGGCCTTCATGGCCCACCGCGCCTTGGGCCGCAAGGCCCGGGCCGTGACCGCACTCTCTCCCGCCGTGTCGCAGATGCAACGGGAAATGGCCCAGGAATTCGCGCGGCGCCACGGATTGCGCCACCGCTTTATCGACACCGCCGAGATGGATCTCGAGGGCTACACCTCCAATCCCGCCAACCGATGCTATTTCTGCAAGACCGAGCTCTACGGACGTCTGGAGAGGCTTCGCCTGGAGTGGGGCGTTGAAGCCGTCCTCGACGGAGCCAACCTGGACGATGCCAGCGACTACCGTCCGGGACGGCAGGCGGCCCGCGAAAAGAAAGTCAGCAGTCCGCTGCTGGAATGCTCGATCAGCAAGGACGAGATCCGCAGCCTTTCCCGCAAGTGGGGCCTCAAGAGCTGGGACAAGCCGGCCATGCCTTGCCTGTCTTCCCGCTTCCCCTACGGCGTATCCATCACCGAGGCGAAGCTGGCCCAGGTGGAGCAGGCCGAGGCCTTCCTGCGCGGGATGGGGTTGAGCAACTTCCGCGTCCGCCATCACGAGGAGCTGGCCCGCCTCGAGGTGGACCGCCGCGAGCTGCCGCTGTTGCTTGATGCCGGGGTCATGCAGCGGGTGCATCGGCATTTGCGCCAACTGGGCTACCTTTATGTGACCCTCGACATGAAGGGATTCCGCTCCGGTTCTCTCAATGAGGCACTGAAGAGTTGA
- the ribB gene encoding 3,4-dihydroxy-2-butanone-4-phosphate synthase, protein MSLNRVEQAAQEVAEGRLVVLIDEASGRHEGALMMAAEKVTPQAVNYMAAQARGLVCLPMTAKQLDHLRIPLMAPKNRAPHATAFCVSIEARRDVTTGISAADRATTILTAIDPKSEAEDIVMPGHIFPQRARPGGVLARAGKTEAAVDLARIAGCQPAAVICQMLNSDGTMAGLEEMSEFAEKEGLKTLSISDLITFRLATERFVERTASMPFQGEMGSFQVHLYENRLDHRRHLAFVKGEIRAEQPTLVRVHTESVLADVFLSFHSQAGRELRGAMRQIEEEGCGVLVYLRPHDREEALAQEFDQDSRPAGRSHPRGTFREYGVGAQILGDLGLRKVRLLTNHPKKIVALQGFNLEITEQIPIKSPVQASLDDD, encoded by the coding sequence ATGAGCCTCAACCGAGTGGAACAAGCGGCCCAGGAAGTGGCCGAAGGCCGTTTGGTGGTCTTGATCGACGAAGCTTCGGGCCGTCATGAGGGGGCCTTGATGATGGCCGCCGAAAAAGTCACTCCGCAGGCCGTCAATTACATGGCCGCCCAGGCCCGCGGACTGGTTTGCCTGCCCATGACGGCCAAGCAGCTCGATCATCTGCGCATTCCGCTGATGGCGCCCAAGAACCGCGCCCCTCACGCCACCGCCTTTTGCGTCAGCATCGAGGCCCGCCGCGACGTGACAACGGGGATCTCGGCGGCCGACCGGGCCACCACCATCCTGACCGCCATCGACCCCAAGTCTGAGGCCGAGGACATCGTCATGCCCGGGCACATCTTTCCCCAGCGGGCACGGCCCGGCGGAGTGCTGGCGCGGGCCGGAAAGACCGAGGCGGCTGTTGACCTGGCCCGCATCGCCGGTTGTCAACCGGCGGCCGTCATCTGCCAGATGCTCAACAGTGACGGCACCATGGCGGGTTTGGAGGAGATGAGCGAGTTCGCCGAGAAGGAAGGGCTCAAGACCCTTTCCATCTCAGACCTGATCACCTTTCGGCTGGCCACCGAGCGTTTCGTGGAACGCACTGCGTCGATGCCTTTTCAAGGCGAAATGGGCTCTTTTCAGGTGCATCTCTACGAGAATCGGCTCGACCATCGGCGCCACCTGGCCTTCGTCAAGGGCGAAATCCGGGCCGAGCAACCGACCCTGGTGCGCGTCCACACCGAATCGGTGCTGGCCGACGTCTTCCTGAGCTTTCATTCCCAGGCCGGACGGGAACTGCGGGGAGCCATGAGGCAGATCGAGGAAGAGGGTTGCGGAGTCCTTGTTTACCTGCGTCCCCACGACCGTGAAGAAGCCCTGGCCCAGGAGTTCGATCAGGACTCGCGTCCGGCGGGACGCAGCCATCCCCGGGGAACCTTCCGCGAGTACGGAGTGGGGGCTCAGATTCTAGGCGACCTGGGGCTGCGCAAAGTCCGTCTGCTCACCAACCACCCCAAGAAGATCGTGGCGCTGCAGGGATTCAACCTGGAGATCACCGAGCAGATCCCCATCAAGAGTCCTGTTCAAGCCAGCCTTGACGATGATTGA
- a CDS encoding DUF4147 domain-containing protein → MSELLNIWRPMQEAALKAVDSGDAVGRGLQGESDVLESTKGSVYLLAVGKAAAAMSLAAEGYLGDRLEAGLAVTKHGHGLPGLERVRLMEAGHPQPDQAGLEASEQVIAFLGDHLGPQDLLLLLLSGGGSALLPAPVEGVSLQDKARAIDLLMAQGADIHELNALRKHLSRLKGGRLLDHCAGCRVLALLVSDVVGDDPSSIASGPAAADPTSFQDCLRILEEHEVEARMPASVMEVLKAGAQGGRGETPKPGDPRFKRVRTRIIADNRRALLAAADVARAQGFRPLVLSSTLEGDTAEAARFHASMAREVLQAGLPLPAPCCLLSGGETTVRVSGEGKGGRNQEFALWCARYSRQFEREVLFVSLGTDGGDGPTDAAGAWSLPSTCQRAAGLGLECRDFLRRNDSYHFFEPLGQLLKTGPTHTNVMDVRAVLIPSG, encoded by the coding sequence TTGTCGGAACTGCTGAACATCTGGCGTCCCATGCAGGAGGCGGCTCTTAAGGCCGTCGATTCGGGAGATGCCGTAGGGCGCGGACTGCAAGGCGAGTCCGATGTCCTGGAGAGCACCAAGGGAAGCGTCTACCTGCTGGCCGTGGGGAAAGCCGCCGCGGCCATGTCTCTGGCCGCCGAAGGCTATCTGGGAGACAGGCTTGAGGCGGGACTGGCTGTCACCAAGCACGGCCACGGACTGCCCGGACTCGAGCGGGTCCGCCTGATGGAAGCCGGCCATCCCCAGCCCGATCAAGCCGGGCTGGAAGCCTCTGAGCAAGTCATCGCCTTCCTGGGTGACCACCTCGGTCCCCAGGATCTCTTGCTTCTGCTGTTGTCGGGCGGCGGATCGGCTTTGCTTCCGGCGCCCGTGGAAGGCGTTTCGCTGCAAGACAAGGCCAGGGCCATCGACTTGCTGATGGCGCAGGGCGCCGACATTCACGAGCTCAACGCCTTGCGCAAGCACCTGAGCCGCCTCAAGGGCGGACGGCTGCTCGATCACTGCGCAGGATGCCGGGTCCTGGCCCTGCTGGTTTCCGACGTGGTGGGAGACGATCCCTCTTCCATCGCCTCGGGGCCTGCGGCGGCCGATCCGACCAGCTTCCAGGACTGTCTGCGCATCCTGGAGGAGCATGAGGTTGAAGCGCGCATGCCCGCTTCGGTGATGGAGGTGCTGAAGGCCGGGGCCCAGGGCGGGCGTGGCGAGACGCCCAAGCCTGGAGATCCCCGCTTCAAGCGCGTCCGCACCCGGATCATCGCCGACAACCGCAGGGCGCTGCTGGCTGCGGCCGACGTGGCCCGGGCTCAGGGCTTCCGTCCTCTGGTGCTTTCCTCCACCCTGGAAGGCGACACCGCCGAGGCAGCCCGCTTTCACGCCTCCATGGCCCGCGAGGTCTTGCAGGCCGGACTGCCCCTTCCGGCTCCTTGCTGCCTGCTCAGCGGAGGAGAGACCACGGTACGAGTCAGCGGCGAGGGCAAAGGGGGACGCAACCAGGAATTCGCCTTGTGGTGCGCCCGCTACAGCCGCCAATTCGAACGCGAGGTGCTCTTCGTCTCGCTGGGGACGGACGGCGGAGACGGTCCTACCGACGCGGCCGGAGCCTGGAGTCTGCCGTCCACCTGCCAGCGGGCCGCCGGCCTGGGACTGGAATGCCGGGACTTCTTGCGCCGCAACGATTCCTACCACTTCTTCGAGCCTCTGGGACAGCTCCTCAAAACCGGCCCGACACATACCAACGTCATGGATGTGCGGGCTGTTCTTATTCCCAGCGGCTAG
- the ggt gene encoding gamma-glutamyltransferase yields the protein MVVSTSHYASDVGRDILREGGNAVDAAVAVGFALAVVHPAAGNIGGGGFMVIHDAAEGRDYTIDYREMAPAGAHRDMYLDEEGDVIPERSTVGYLASGVPGAVAGLHMAWKRFGRLPWKDLVEPSVHLAREGFEVSDVFARSLKNAAPLLERFPESKRIFLKNGEFWEEGETFRQPELADTLQRIAEQGPDGFYRGETARLIVQDMRANGGNITEEDLINYQPQMRDPVTGTYRGYEIVSMGPPSSGGVILVEMLNLIEPYPIEHLGYGSSRSVHLKAESMRRAFADRAEFLGDPDFTDLPTDALVSKGYAEQWKPSIDPQWASPSSYVSHADAYGYESEETTHYSVVDAEGSGVAVTTTINAGYGSGVTVKGAGFLLNNEMDDFSSKPGHPNLYGLIQGEANAVGAGKRPLSAMTPTLVKKDGKLYMVLGSPGGPTIINTVFQIIMNVVDHGMDIQEAVDAPRIHHQWLPDQIRAERDALVMDVVHALQNRGHRISYVGSIGDAHSVLIDPEDGVRYGAPDPRRGDAKASGY from the coding sequence ATGGTAGTCAGCACCAGCCACTACGCAAGCGATGTCGGCCGCGACATCCTGCGCGAAGGCGGCAACGCCGTCGACGCCGCGGTGGCCGTCGGCTTCGCTTTGGCCGTGGTCCATCCGGCCGCCGGAAACATCGGCGGCGGCGGTTTCATGGTCATCCACGACGCCGCGGAAGGCCGCGACTACACCATCGATTACCGCGAGATGGCGCCCGCCGGCGCTCACCGCGACATGTATCTGGACGAGGAAGGCGATGTGATTCCCGAGCGCTCCACGGTGGGATATCTGGCGTCCGGCGTCCCCGGAGCGGTGGCTGGACTGCACATGGCCTGGAAGCGCTTCGGCAGGCTGCCCTGGAAAGATCTCGTGGAACCCTCCGTGCATCTGGCCCGGGAGGGGTTCGAGGTCTCCGACGTCTTCGCCCGCTCGCTCAAGAACGCGGCCCCTCTTCTGGAACGCTTTCCCGAAAGCAAGCGCATCTTCCTCAAGAACGGCGAGTTCTGGGAAGAGGGCGAGACCTTCCGGCAACCGGAGCTGGCCGACACTCTGCAGCGCATCGCCGAGCAGGGTCCGGACGGATTCTACCGGGGAGAAACCGCCCGCCTCATCGTCCAGGACATGCGGGCCAACGGCGGCAACATCACCGAGGAAGACCTGATCAACTATCAACCCCAGATGCGGGATCCGGTCACGGGGACCTATCGGGGCTATGAAATCGTCTCCATGGGGCCTCCCAGTTCAGGCGGGGTGATTCTGGTGGAGATGCTTAACCTGATCGAACCTTATCCCATAGAGCACCTGGGATACGGCTCTTCGCGCAGCGTCCACCTGAAAGCGGAGTCGATGCGCCGGGCCTTTGCCGACCGCGCCGAGTTTCTGGGCGATCCCGACTTCACCGACCTTCCCACCGATGCGCTGGTCTCCAAGGGCTACGCCGAGCAGTGGAAACCCTCCATCGATCCTCAATGGGCCTCTCCCAGTTCGTACGTCTCCCACGCCGACGCCTACGGCTACGAATCGGAAGAGACCACCCATTACTCGGTGGTCGACGCGGAGGGCAGCGGGGTGGCCGTAACCACAACGATCAATGCGGGCTACGGTTCGGGCGTGACGGTCAAAGGGGCCGGATTTCTGCTCAATAACGAGATGGACGATTTCTCATCCAAGCCGGGACATCCCAACCTTTACGGGTTGATTCAAGGCGAAGCCAACGCGGTGGGAGCCGGCAAGCGCCCCCTCAGCGCCATGACGCCGACGCTGGTCAAGAAGGACGGCAAGCTCTACATGGTGCTGGGAAGTCCGGGCGGCCCCACCATCATCAATACTGTCTTCCAGATCATCATGAACGTCGTCGACCACGGCATGGACATCCAGGAGGCGGTGGACGCGCCGCGCATTCACCACCAATGGCTCCCCGACCAGATCCGCGCCGAGCGGGACGCGCTGGTAATGGACGTGGTTCACGCCCTGCAGAACCGGGGCCATCGCATTTCTTACGTGGGGTCCATCGGCGACGCCCACAGCGTCCTCATCGATCCTGAAGACGGAGTGCGCTACGGTGCTCCCGATCCGCGCCGGGGCGACGCAAAGGCTTCCGGGTACTAG
- a CDS encoding N-acetylmuramoyl-L-alanine amidase, with protein sequence MNGRIVRYKKLIALLLLAGSVPLGLAAWGHDREGARKAFGKANQYLRTLYARDLHQREEAQYVRAIELFYRVIDLDPTYGASDDAVHHIARLYDEKAQRFGALGDVDKAIHYYEFLASEYPLTQHKEGALKRAAFLKSEREAFGGQPARSAERAASAAPRASPSPQAEESVTLKRIRYWSGPEYTRVVFDLDGEADFEQQVLQNPYRVYFDLQNARMRSGLPDSYDVSDVFIESVRVGQNRPGVVRVVLDFDQPGETSVFRLHDPFRIVVDTKASDGEEKGADSAQGKSVKTASAEIALDEGTATTRSTREVTAAAKPNMHGDYTLTRTLGLKVGRIVLDPGHGGHDTGAIGPGGLEEKEVVLDVAKRLDEMLRERLGTEVILTRKEDVFIPLEERTAIANQKGADLFISIHANSSPNRKALGLETFYLSLATTADERAVASRENAGSQRTIRELEGLLRQITKGDYNEESRDLAHVVQSHLFEHLQEHDTKSPNRGVKRAPFIVLVGSNMPAILTEIGFVSNPAEEKRLNRSEDRQRIAEGLYKGIEQYFVSLGAAAAPATSAESRQ encoded by the coding sequence GTGAACGGGAGGATTGTGCGTTATAAGAAGCTAATAGCCCTGCTTCTCCTGGCGGGTTCGGTGCCGCTGGGCTTGGCTGCCTGGGGACACGACCGGGAGGGGGCGCGGAAGGCGTTTGGGAAGGCCAACCAATACCTGCGGACGCTGTATGCGCGGGACTTGCACCAGCGGGAAGAGGCGCAGTACGTCAGGGCTATCGAACTCTTTTATAGGGTGATCGACCTTGACCCCACTTACGGGGCCAGTGACGACGCCGTTCATCACATCGCCCGGCTTTACGACGAGAAGGCCCAGCGTTTCGGCGCCCTGGGGGACGTTGACAAGGCCATACACTACTATGAGTTCCTGGCCAGCGAGTATCCGCTGACGCAGCACAAGGAAGGCGCCTTGAAACGCGCCGCCTTTCTGAAATCAGAGCGGGAGGCCTTTGGCGGCCAGCCGGCCAGGAGCGCCGAAAGGGCGGCAAGCGCGGCACCGCGGGCTTCACCGAGCCCCCAGGCGGAAGAATCCGTCACCTTGAAGAGAATCCGCTACTGGTCAGGCCCGGAGTACACCCGCGTGGTGTTCGATCTCGACGGCGAAGCCGACTTTGAACAGCAGGTGCTGCAGAACCCATACCGCGTTTACTTCGATCTGCAAAACGCCCGCATGCGCAGCGGACTACCCGACTCATACGACGTCAGCGACGTCTTCATCGAGAGCGTGCGGGTGGGCCAGAACCGTCCCGGCGTGGTACGGGTGGTGCTGGACTTCGATCAGCCGGGCGAAACCTCGGTCTTCCGGCTGCATGACCCCTTCCGCATCGTGGTCGATACCAAGGCCAGCGACGGCGAGGAAAAAGGCGCCGATTCGGCCCAGGGCAAGTCGGTCAAGACGGCTTCGGCCGAGATCGCCCTGGACGAAGGAACGGCCACTACGCGCAGCACCCGCGAGGTGACGGCCGCTGCCAAGCCCAACATGCACGGAGACTACACGCTGACCCGCACGCTGGGTCTCAAGGTGGGGCGCATCGTCCTCGACCCCGGCCATGGCGGCCACGACACGGGCGCCATCGGGCCCGGCGGACTGGAAGAAAAAGAAGTGGTATTGGACGTGGCCAAGCGCCTCGACGAGATGCTGCGCGAACGGCTGGGCACCGAGGTCATCCTGACACGTAAAGAGGACGTCTTCATCCCCCTGGAAGAGCGAACGGCCATCGCCAACCAGAAGGGGGCCGACCTTTTCATCTCCATCCACGCCAATTCCAGTCCCAACCGCAAGGCCCTGGGGCTGGAGACCTTCTACCTGAGCCTGGCCACCACGGCTGACGAGAGGGCAGTAGCCAGCCGGGAAAACGCAGGCTCGCAGCGCACCATCCGCGAACTGGAGGGCCTGCTGCGCCAGATCACCAAGGGCGACTATAATGAGGAGTCGCGCGATCTGGCCCACGTGGTTCAGTCGCACCTGTTCGAGCACTTGCAGGAGCACGACACCAAGTCCCCCAACCGGGGCGTCAAGCGGGCGCCGTTCATCGTACTTGTGGGCTCCAATATGCCGGCCATCCTTACGGAGATCGGCTTCGTGAGCAACCCGGCGGAAGAAAAGCGGTTGAACCGCTCCGAGGACCGTCAGCGGATCGCCGAGGGGCTCTACAAGGGCATCGAGCAGTACTTCGTTTCGCTGGGAGCCGCGGCGGCACCCGCCACCTCGGCGGAAAGCCGCCAGTAG
- a CDS encoding pseudouridine synthase, whose translation MGERLQKIIAHAGIASRRQAERLIEQGQVTVNGKVVRKLGSQADPERDHIKVNGKLIRPESLEYWAVHKPVGMLSAVRDDRNRPVVRKLVPSTRRIYPAGRLDFNSEGLMILTNDGELARKIMQAGTLEKVYRVKIQGHPARDKLDLLRKGLRSGRVQYAPCKIKFLKKTENNIWFEIRLRQGKNRQIRKMFEAINHHVLRLKRIAVGPVRLGGLRPGHARKLLDSEVKKLKAA comes from the coding sequence ATGGGGGAACGGCTGCAGAAAATCATCGCCCACGCCGGCATCGCCTCGCGCAGGCAGGCCGAACGCCTCATCGAGCAAGGCCAGGTGACGGTCAACGGGAAAGTCGTGCGCAAGCTGGGCAGCCAAGCCGATCCCGAGCGCGACCATATCAAGGTCAACGGCAAGCTGATCCGGCCTGAGTCGCTCGAATATTGGGCCGTCCACAAGCCGGTGGGCATGTTGAGCGCCGTTCGAGACGACCGCAACCGCCCGGTGGTCCGCAAGCTGGTTCCCAGCACCCGGCGCATTTATCCCGCCGGACGTCTGGACTTCAACAGCGAAGGACTGATGATTCTCACCAACGACGGCGAATTGGCCAGGAAGATCATGCAGGCCGGAACCTTGGAAAAGGTCTACCGCGTCAAGATTCAGGGTCATCCGGCCCGCGATAAACTCGACCTTCTGCGCAAAGGCCTGCGCAGCGGACGAGTCCAGTACGCCCCCTGCAAAATCAAGTTTCTCAAGAAGACCGAAAACAACATCTGGTTCGAAATCAGGCTGCGTCAGGGGAAGAACCGCCAGATCCGAAAAATGTTCGAAGCCATCAACCACCATGTGCTGCGCCTCAAGCGTATCGCGGTGGGACCGGTGCGCCTGGGCGGCCTCCGCCCCGGCCATGCTCGCAAGCTCTTGGACAGCGAAGTGAAGAAACTGAAAGCGGCATAG